One Chromobacterium paludis genomic window carries:
- a CDS encoding methyl-accepting chemotaxis protein translates to MARTFSLKRRLLLQTVGAIVLVCILGALLMNALRQQMLSDRQDLLRNQVETVNSLVARHEEQAAAGLVPEAEARRQALQEMTRLRFDGNEYFFVLDKDLNWLAHGVNPKLVGRNMHGVKDGAGQDIGALFEQSVRLGGGKGYVRYVWAKPGAAEPQPKLAYFQTTGRWGWIIGTGLYLDDVNAVLLRQLLSVGGQVLLFVVVSLSLGWWVYRSVMRELGAEPSEAAAIVREISAGKLDREIRLGAGDRDSLLAHIREMQGQLRRLVGEIMRDADELGRLNADVVDGARMVADNSQGQSEGAAAMAASVEQLTVSINHIAQHAVDARSVSQDSGELSASGSEVIAKAVAEMQGISETVDMTEAAIAELASKTATISNIMQVIKDIADQTNLLALNAAIEAARAGETGRGFAVVADEVRKLSERTAKATEQTAEMIGEIQASSDLSRQNMSETVVRVKTGLELAEQGGELIQRLHGRASQVVRVVNDISHALQEQGSASQDIARHVERIAQVASGNAVAATQASESVQRIEEVTGSLRSSVAQFQV, encoded by the coding sequence ATGGCGAGAACCTTTTCCTTGAAGAGACGCCTGCTGTTGCAGACAGTCGGCGCCATTGTGCTGGTCTGCATCCTGGGGGCACTGCTGATGAACGCGCTGCGGCAGCAGATGCTGTCTGATCGCCAGGACTTGTTGCGCAATCAGGTGGAAACGGTGAATAGCCTGGTGGCCAGGCATGAGGAACAGGCGGCGGCGGGCCTGGTGCCGGAGGCCGAGGCGCGCCGCCAGGCGCTGCAGGAAATGACGCGCTTGCGTTTCGATGGCAATGAATACTTCTTCGTGCTGGACAAGGACTTGAACTGGCTGGCGCATGGCGTGAACCCCAAGCTGGTGGGGCGCAATATGCATGGCGTGAAGGATGGTGCCGGACAGGATATCGGCGCGCTGTTCGAACAGTCGGTGCGTTTGGGCGGGGGCAAGGGCTATGTGCGGTATGTCTGGGCCAAGCCCGGGGCGGCCGAGCCGCAGCCCAAGCTGGCCTATTTCCAGACCACGGGGCGCTGGGGCTGGATCATCGGCACCGGCCTGTACCTGGATGATGTGAACGCGGTGCTGTTGCGGCAGCTGCTGAGCGTGGGCGGGCAGGTGTTGCTGTTCGTGGTGGTGAGCCTGTCCCTGGGCTGGTGGGTATACCGCAGCGTCATGCGCGAGCTGGGCGCGGAGCCGTCGGAAGCGGCGGCCATCGTGCGCGAGATCAGCGCCGGCAAGCTGGATAGGGAGATCCGGCTGGGGGCCGGCGACAGGGACAGCCTGCTGGCCCACATCCGCGAGATGCAGGGCCAACTCAGGCGGCTGGTGGGCGAGATCATGCGCGACGCGGACGAACTGGGGCGGCTCAACGCCGACGTGGTGGACGGCGCGCGCATGGTGGCGGACAACTCCCAGGGGCAGAGCGAAGGGGCGGCGGCGATGGCGGCTTCCGTGGAGCAGCTGACGGTCAGCATCAACCATATCGCCCAGCACGCGGTGGACGCGCGCAGCGTGTCGCAGGATTCTGGCGAACTGTCCGCCTCCGGCAGCGAGGTCATCGCCAAGGCTGTGGCGGAAATGCAGGGCATCAGCGAAACGGTGGACATGACGGAGGCGGCCATCGCCGAACTGGCCAGCAAGACCGCCACCATCTCCAACATCATGCAAGTCATCAAGGACATCGCGGACCAGACCAATCTGCTGGCGCTGAACGCGGCGATAGAGGCGGCGCGCGCCGGCGAGACCGGCCGCGGCTTCGCCGTGGTGGCGGACGAGGTGCGCAAGCTGTCTGAGCGCACCGCCAAGGCCACGGAGCAGACCGCCGAGATGATAGGCGAGATCCAGGCCAGCTCGGACTTGTCGCGCCAGAACATGAGCGAGACCGTGGTCCGGGTGAAAACCGGCCTGGAACTGGCAGAGCAGGGCGGCGAGCTGATCCAGCGGCTGCATGGCCGCGCCAGCCAGGTGGTGCGCGTGGTCAACGACATCTCGCATGCTTTGCAGGAGCAGGGTTCGGCCAGCCAGGACATCGCGCGCCATGTGGAGCGCATCGCCCAGGTGGCGTCCGGCAACGCGGTGGCCGCCACCCAGGCTTCGGAAAGCGTGCAGCGCATAGAGGAAGTGACCGGCAGCCTGCGCTCCTCCGTGGCGCAGTTCCAGGTCTAA
- a CDS encoding metal-dependent hydrolase, translating to MMVATHVAFCAFCAVSAALILHLPGMMALLLLAGGLAGSLLPDIDHPKSWLGRRIPFLSRPVAYLFGHRGITHSLLAVAGVFYASVACLHGWDIKLGHAMPLVLGLCVGYASHLVGDWLTPAGIPLLWPVRVRFRAPLMLLGPKLVEPLMTAGLWFGAGFLMCKTF from the coding sequence ATGATGGTGGCCACGCATGTCGCGTTTTGCGCGTTTTGCGCGGTTTCGGCGGCGCTGATTCTGCATCTGCCGGGCATGATGGCGCTCCTGCTGTTGGCCGGCGGCTTGGCGGGATCGCTGCTGCCAGACATCGACCATCCCAAGAGCTGGCTGGGCCGGCGCATTCCCTTCCTTTCCCGCCCGGTGGCATATCTATTTGGCCACCGCGGCATCACGCACAGCCTGCTGGCCGTGGCGGGCGTGTTCTATGCCAGCGTCGCCTGCCTGCATGGCTGGGACATCAAGCTGGGGCATGCCATGCCGCTGGTGCTCGGCCTATGCGTTGGTTACGCCTCGCATCTGGTGGGGGACTGGCTCACGCCGGCCGGCATCCCGCTGCTGTGGCCGGTGCGCGTGCGCTTTCGCGCCCCGCTGATGCTGCTGGGGCCCAAGCTGGTGGAACCCTTGATGACGGCCGGCCTGTGGTTTGGCGCGGGCTTCCTGATGTGCAAGACCTTTTGA
- a CDS encoding TetR/AcrR family transcriptional regulator, which translates to MDAPGKSDGTRQRLLRQGLAMVERTGLRGLVVREVAAAAGVNPGSFVYHFGSRDKFVTELVELWYAPIYRQLRQAARLRQPGDALDKLRAVFEQLLQLAAANAGVASHVLADALAGERVAQAFLLSLPSRHVRLLLLLLARAQRQGRLIGAPPPQLLCYLISAIGLPLLLARGPLAACDWLPPLARQLQGWMGEIPAARQRLDWALAGIVRNGEKR; encoded by the coding sequence ATGGATGCCCCTGGAAAATCGGACGGAACCCGCCAACGCCTCTTGCGCCAGGGGCTGGCCATGGTTGAGCGCACTGGCCTGCGCGGTTTGGTGGTGCGAGAGGTTGCCGCCGCCGCGGGCGTCAACCCGGGCAGCTTCGTCTACCACTTCGGTAGCCGGGATAAATTTGTCACGGAACTGGTGGAGCTTTGGTACGCGCCCATTTATCGCCAGTTGCGGCAGGCGGCCAGGCTGCGTCAGCCCGGCGACGCACTGGACAAGCTGCGCGCGGTGTTCGAACAGCTATTGCAGCTGGCGGCCGCGAACGCCGGCGTCGCCAGCCACGTGCTGGCGGATGCCCTGGCGGGCGAGCGCGTGGCGCAGGCGTTTCTGCTGAGCCTGCCGTCGCGCCACGTGCGGCTGTTGCTGTTGCTGCTGGCCAGGGCGCAGCGGCAAGGGCGGCTGATAGGCGCGCCGCCGCCGCAGCTGTTGTGCTACCTGATTTCCGCCATTGGCTTGCCCTTGCTCTTGGCGCGCGGCCCGCTGGCCGCTTGCGACTGGCTGCCCCCGCTGGCGAGGCAGCTGCAGGGCTGGATGGGGGAGATCCCCGCCGCGCGGCAGCGTCTGGACTGGGCGCTCGCCGGCATTGTCCGCAACGGAGAAAAACGATGA
- the hlyD gene encoding secretion protein HlyD, which produces MSKRSIIALAATVLLALAGAAYYFYQRAAQAERESTLYGNVDIREATLAFRVAGRLATVLVDEGDAVQPGQILARLDAEPLRNSLNAALANEAALAARNALMHRGSRREDIAQAKDRLAGAGAAVTQSESDYLRQRALEPAGGSSRQQLELARMQRDQAVAQRDAAAQQLRALEAGFRPEEIAESDAQLKQARANVATARLALRDGNLQSPSAGIILTRAVEAGTMVQAGTPAFTLSLRQPVWVRAYVAENQLGRFTTGVKVTVASDSHPDKRYHGVVGFVSPTAEFTPKSVETADLRTALVYRIRVVVDDADAGLNQGMPVTLRLEK; this is translated from the coding sequence ATGAGCAAGCGCAGCATCATCGCCCTGGCGGCGACCGTACTCCTGGCCCTGGCCGGCGCCGCCTATTACTTTTATCAGCGCGCGGCACAGGCTGAACGCGAGTCCACGCTCTACGGCAATGTGGACATCCGCGAGGCGACGCTGGCCTTCCGTGTGGCTGGCCGGCTGGCGACTGTATTGGTGGACGAGGGCGATGCGGTGCAGCCGGGGCAGATTCTGGCGCGGCTGGACGCGGAGCCGCTGCGCAACAGCCTGAATGCCGCGCTGGCCAACGAGGCCGCGCTGGCGGCGCGCAACGCGCTGATGCATAGGGGCAGTCGCCGCGAGGATATTGCCCAGGCCAAGGACCGGCTGGCCGGGGCCGGAGCCGCTGTCACGCAATCAGAGAGCGATTACCTTCGCCAGCGCGCGCTGGAGCCGGCCGGCGGCAGCAGTCGTCAGCAGCTGGAGCTGGCGCGCATGCAAAGAGACCAGGCCGTGGCGCAGCGCGATGCCGCGGCGCAGCAGCTGCGCGCGCTGGAGGCTGGCTTTCGGCCGGAAGAAATCGCCGAATCCGACGCGCAGCTGAAACAGGCGCGCGCCAATGTCGCCACTGCCCGGCTGGCCTTGCGCGATGGCAATCTGCAATCTCCCAGCGCCGGCATCATCCTGACGCGCGCGGTGGAGGCCGGCACCATGGTGCAAGCAGGCACGCCGGCATTCACCCTGTCGCTGCGCCAGCCGGTGTGGGTGCGTGCCTATGTGGCGGAAAACCAGCTGGGACGCTTCACCACCGGCGTCAAGGTGACGGTGGCCAGCGACAGCCACCCGGACAAGCGCTATCACGGCGTGGTCGGCTTCGTGTCGCCCACGGCGGAGTTCACGCCCAAGAGCGTGGAAACGGCAGACCTGCGCACCGCCTTGGTCTATCGCATCCGCGTGGTGGTGGACGATGCCGACGCCGGCCTGAACCAGGGCATGCCGGTGACGCTGAGGCTGGAGAAATGA
- a CDS encoding ATP-binding cassette domain-containing protein: MSAAIRAEGLSKRFPGAVVDAVTQVGLDIPAGCVAGLVGPDGAGKTTLLRMLAGLLTPSGGTVRVAGLDPQADADALRRNIGYMPQKFGLYEDLTVQENLDLYAELREVRGEARAQDFQRLLALTDLAPFTGRYAGKLSGGMKQKLGLACSLLGRPRVLLLDEPGVGVDPISRRELWKLIRALSAEGITVLLSTAYLDEAEGCDAVYLMAEGRIRASGPPAALTQPLAGRCLRLTGIAGNRRQLLQRLLRQPELMDGTIQGSGLRLLLREEGRWPDLQRAAAGPAAVLAPAAPRLEDAFISLLGGGPGGDSVLAEVMPAVPPHYDEAVIEADGLTKRFGDFYATDDVSFTVRRGEVFGLLGPNGAGKSTTFKMECGLLKPSGGRARVMGLDLKTSPSAARQQLGYMAQKFSLYAQLSVRRNLMFFSGVYGLAGAAQRDKVAQMERVFGLTPYMDRPSGELPLGYKQRLALACAVMHEPPLLFLDEPTSGVDPVTRREFWTHINGLAEKGVTVLVTTHFMDEAEYCDRIALVYRGKLLALDTPDVLKASVANAARPNPTMEDAFIQLVEEADR; the protein is encoded by the coding sequence ATGAGCGCCGCCATCCGCGCCGAAGGGTTGAGCAAGCGGTTCCCTGGCGCGGTCGTGGACGCGGTGACGCAGGTGGGGCTGGACATTCCGGCGGGCTGCGTTGCCGGTCTGGTCGGGCCGGACGGCGCGGGCAAGACCACGCTGTTGCGCATGCTGGCCGGTTTGCTGACGCCCAGCGGCGGCACGGTGCGGGTGGCGGGGCTGGACCCGCAGGCGGACGCCGACGCGCTGCGGCGCAATATCGGCTATATGCCGCAAAAATTCGGTTTGTACGAAGACCTGACGGTGCAGGAAAACCTGGACTTGTACGCGGAGCTGCGCGAAGTCCGCGGCGAGGCGAGGGCGCAGGATTTTCAGCGCCTGCTGGCCTTGACCGATCTGGCGCCGTTCACCGGCCGCTATGCCGGCAAGTTGTCCGGCGGCATGAAGCAGAAGCTGGGGCTGGCCTGCTCGCTGCTGGGCCGGCCGCGCGTGCTGCTGCTGGACGAGCCTGGGGTCGGCGTGGATCCGATTTCGCGCCGCGAGTTGTGGAAATTGATCCGCGCGCTGTCGGCCGAGGGCATCACCGTGCTGCTTAGCACCGCCTATCTCGACGAAGCCGAAGGCTGCGACGCGGTCTACTTGATGGCGGAAGGTCGCATCCGCGCCAGCGGCCCGCCGGCGGCGTTGACGCAGCCGCTGGCCGGGCGTTGCCTGCGGCTGACGGGCATCGCCGGCAACCGTCGGCAGCTGCTGCAGCGCCTGCTGCGCCAGCCGGAGCTGATGGATGGCACGATACAGGGCAGCGGCTTGCGGCTATTGCTGCGCGAGGAGGGGCGATGGCCGGACCTGCAGCGGGCCGCAGCCGGGCCGGCTGCGGTGTTGGCGCCGGCTGCGCCAAGGCTGGAGGACGCCTTCATCAGCCTGCTGGGCGGCGGTCCGGGCGGGGACTCGGTTCTGGCGGAAGTGATGCCGGCGGTGCCCCCGCACTACGACGAGGCGGTGATAGAGGCTGACGGGTTGACCAAGCGTTTTGGCGATTTCTATGCCACGGACGACGTCAGCTTCACAGTGCGCCGCGGCGAGGTGTTCGGCCTCCTGGGGCCTAATGGCGCCGGCAAATCCACCACCTTCAAGATGGAGTGCGGCTTGCTCAAACCCAGCGGCGGCCGGGCGCGGGTGATGGGTCTGGACCTGAAAACCAGCCCCAGCGCCGCCCGGCAGCAACTGGGCTATATGGCGCAAAAATTCTCGCTGTACGCGCAGCTGTCCGTGCGGCGCAACCTGATGTTCTTCTCCGGCGTCTATGGCCTGGCCGGCGCGGCGCAGCGCGACAAGGTGGCGCAGATGGAGCGGGTGTTCGGCCTCACGCCTTATATGGACCGTCCTTCGGGCGAGCTGCCGCTGGGTTACAAGCAGCGGCTGGCCTTGGCCTGCGCGGTGATGCACGAGCCGCCCTTGCTGTTTTTGGACGAGCCGACCTCCGGCGTGGACCCGGTGACGCGGCGCGAATTCTGGACGCATATCAACGGACTGGCGGAGAAAGGCGTCACCGTGCTGGTGACCACGCACTTTATGGACGAGGCGGAGTATTGCGACCGCATTGCCCTGGTATACCGCGGCAAGCTGTTGGCGCTGGATACGCCGGACGTGCTCAAGGCCAGCGTGGCGAACGCGGCGCGGCCGAACCCGACGATGGAGGATGCCTTCATCCAGCTGGTGGAGGAGGCTGACCGATGA
- a CDS encoding ABC transporter permease, producing MNWRRLWALCRKESFQIVRDPSSILIAFILPVALLFILGYAVNLDSAHIRLGLLNLDGGAAGQRLAATLHATPSFDVKPAVSRGELDEMLAHGKIRGAVIIPDDFSRNWQRRGGAIQLVTDGAEPNTANFVAAYVQGAWLQWVRAEGDEHARAPPPGIDVRQRVWFNPSAESPNFLVPGTIAIVMTIIGALLSSLVVAREWERGTMEALLATPVSRAELLLSKILPYYVLGIAAMLMCLLVAVFVMGVPFRGAVWVLWLMSSLFLANALGMGLFLSTVMRTQFDAAQAALTAGYLPALMLSGFVFEISSMPTPLQWLTRILPARYFASTLQTLFQAGVIPSLLWLNAASLIVLGAFWLGQTVRKTRRTLD from the coding sequence ATGAATTGGCGACGGCTGTGGGCCCTGTGCCGCAAGGAAAGCTTCCAGATCGTGCGCGATCCCAGCAGCATCCTGATCGCCTTCATCCTGCCGGTGGCCTTGTTGTTCATCCTGGGCTATGCGGTGAACCTGGATTCGGCGCATATCCGGCTGGGGTTGCTGAATCTGGATGGCGGCGCGGCCGGACAGCGGCTGGCGGCTACATTGCACGCCACGCCTTCTTTCGACGTAAAGCCGGCGGTTTCGCGGGGGGAGCTGGACGAGATGCTGGCGCATGGCAAGATTCGCGGCGCCGTGATCATCCCGGACGACTTTTCCCGAAACTGGCAGCGCCGGGGCGGCGCCATCCAGTTGGTGACGGACGGCGCCGAGCCTAATACGGCCAACTTTGTCGCGGCCTATGTGCAAGGCGCCTGGCTGCAATGGGTGCGCGCCGAGGGCGACGAACATGCCCGGGCCCCACCGCCCGGCATCGATGTGCGGCAGCGCGTCTGGTTCAATCCCAGCGCGGAAAGCCCCAATTTCCTGGTGCCGGGCACCATCGCCATCGTGATGACCATCATCGGCGCGCTGCTGTCCTCGCTGGTGGTGGCGCGGGAATGGGAGCGCGGCACCATGGAGGCCTTGCTGGCCACGCCGGTCAGCCGCGCCGAGCTGCTGCTGTCCAAAATCCTGCCGTACTACGTGCTGGGCATCGCCGCCATGTTGATGTGCCTGCTGGTGGCGGTTTTTGTGATGGGGGTGCCGTTCCGCGGCGCCGTCTGGGTCTTGTGGTTGATGTCTTCCTTGTTTCTGGCCAATGCGCTGGGCATGGGATTGTTTCTGTCGACGGTAATGCGCACGCAGTTCGACGCGGCGCAGGCGGCGTTGACGGCCGGCTATTTGCCGGCCCTGATGCTGTCTGGTTTTGTGTTTGAGATTTCCAGCATGCCCACGCCTCTGCAGTGGCTCACGCGCATCCTGCCGGCGCGCTACTTCGCCAGCACGTTGCAAACCTTGTTTCAGGCCGGCGTGATTCCGTCGCTGCTTTGGCTCAATGCCGCCAGCCTCATCGTGTTGGGCGCGTTCTGGCTGGGACAGACCGTGCGCAAGACCAGACGAACCCTGGATTGA
- a CDS encoding ABC transporter permease, protein MWQRLLWLIVKELQTIMGSRQGRLLLVVPVLLQLLVFPFAATLEVKHASLAVYNQDVGAASRELVQRLASSVTFDHVLSVHSLPELRDCIDRQCALLAVVFPQDFSRHLAQGREAPLQVIVDGRRSNSGQIASAYISQVVAAYQAERGGAVPQVSVRNRYNPNLEYQWHVLPSLVAIITTIGCLIVTALSVAREREEGTFDQLLVSPLTPAYVMAGKAVPGVMVALLQGSLIALAAVWVYGVPFGGSLPLLLISMASYGLALAGVGLFISSISRTQQQAFLGVFSFMVPAVILSGYVSPIENMPMVLQWLARINPLSYFIPILKGVFLKGFGFADAWPWLLPLWLIALITLSLALWCFRRHVE, encoded by the coding sequence ATGTGGCAACGCTTGTTGTGGCTGATCGTCAAGGAGCTGCAAACCATCATGGGCAGCCGCCAGGGGCGTCTGCTGCTGGTGGTGCCGGTGTTGCTGCAGCTGCTGGTGTTTCCGTTTGCCGCCACGCTGGAGGTCAAGCATGCCAGCTTGGCGGTGTACAACCAGGATGTGGGCGCCGCATCGCGGGAGCTGGTTCAGCGGCTGGCCTCCAGCGTGACGTTTGATCATGTGCTCTCGGTGCATAGCCTGCCAGAGCTCCGAGACTGCATAGACCGGCAGTGCGCGCTGCTGGCGGTGGTATTTCCGCAGGATTTTTCCCGCCATCTGGCGCAGGGGCGCGAGGCGCCGTTGCAGGTGATCGTGGACGGCAGGCGCTCCAATAGCGGGCAGATAGCCAGCGCTTACATCAGCCAAGTGGTGGCTGCTTATCAGGCGGAGCGGGGGGGCGCGGTGCCGCAGGTCTCGGTGCGCAACCGCTACAATCCCAATCTGGAATACCAGTGGCACGTGCTGCCCAGCCTGGTGGCCATCATCACCACCATAGGCTGTTTGATCGTCACCGCCTTGTCCGTGGCGCGCGAGCGCGAGGAGGGCACATTCGATCAGCTGCTTGTTTCGCCCTTGACGCCCGCCTACGTGATGGCGGGCAAGGCGGTGCCCGGCGTGATGGTGGCCTTGCTGCAAGGCAGCTTGATCGCCTTGGCCGCGGTTTGGGTCTATGGCGTGCCTTTTGGCGGTTCGCTGCCATTGCTGCTGATCAGCATGGCGAGTTACGGCCTGGCGCTGGCCGGAGTGGGCTTGTTCATTTCGTCCATTTCGCGCACGCAGCAGCAGGCGTTTCTGGGCGTGTTTTCCTTCATGGTGCCGGCGGTGATCCTGTCGGGCTATGTCTCGCCGATAGAGAACATGCCCATGGTTCTGCAATGGCTGGCCAGGATCAATCCGCTCAGTTATTTCATCCCCATTCTGAAGGGCGTGTTCTTGAAGGGCTTTGGCTTTGCCGACGCCTGGCCCTGGCTGTTGCCGCTATGGCTGATCGCCTTGATCACGCTCAGCCTGGCCTTGTGGTGCTTCCGCCGCCATGTCGAATAA
- a CDS encoding TetR family transcriptional regulator, producing MARKTKEDAQKTRDAILDGAEQVFLRKGIANATMADIADAAAVSRGAVYGHYENKMEVCQAMIGRAFALDALRFPAPQPSACSTLLQAACYYLAQFLEPGSPQRVTLILYQKCEHIAENRSVLRRREMADRLTMHYTRRHLRRAIAQGELPVDLDIGLSADYLVYLFSGLYELLEQGPAALPRCERILRGALEGLPHAVSFRKA from the coding sequence ATGGCGCGCAAAACCAAGGAAGATGCGCAGAAAACGCGCGATGCGATACTGGATGGCGCGGAACAGGTTTTCCTGCGCAAAGGCATCGCCAATGCCACGATGGCCGACATCGCCGATGCGGCCGCCGTGTCGCGCGGCGCGGTGTACGGCCACTATGAAAACAAGATGGAGGTGTGCCAGGCAATGATAGGCCGGGCGTTCGCGCTGGACGCGCTGCGCTTCCCCGCCCCCCAACCCTCCGCCTGCTCCACCTTGCTGCAGGCCGCTTGCTACTACCTGGCGCAATTTCTGGAGCCGGGATCGCCGCAGCGCGTCACGCTGATCCTGTACCAAAAATGCGAACACATCGCGGAAAACCGCAGCGTGCTGCGCCGCCGCGAAATGGCGGACCGGTTGACCATGCACTACACGCGCCGCCACCTGCGCCGCGCCATCGCCCAGGGCGAGCTGCCGGTCGATCTGGACATCGGCCTGTCGGCCGATTATCTGGTCTACCTGTTTTCCGGCTTGTACGAACTGCTGGAGCAAGGCCCGGCCGCGCTGCCGCGCTGCGAGCGCATCTTGCGCGGCGCGCTGGAGGGCTTGCCCCACGCGGTCAGCTTCCGCAAGGCTTAG
- a CDS encoding MATE family efflux transporter has protein sequence MSVLQTRDLDSLPVSTLFWRYAIPSVAGMLVTGLYAVIDGVFVGHYVGSHGLAAIGLVYPVVMLQVGLGAMISMGVATRIAIRQGAGDIDGARGAMLAALLLLAALGAIIPALGLPRLDALLGWLRADAQAEVEREARAYLGWMLGGAVLTMGQMLATYLVRNDGRPGLATVLTTLGAVLNILLDYLLVGLLGMGLEGAAIGTLMAETVVLVLGLGYFFTRHASLRLRLDAMRPDWQALAPILALGAPSLLMELNLAFLLYAHNYQLLQWGNDLSVAAYAVAGYTESLFTLLIHGLAVGMQPLLGHATGAGRPDRVAAALSHGLKVCLALGVAALAAVQLFPAFIASWYSDGSADLIDAGSRALRLHLLAMPMDGLVVVGCTALQAMALTRLALGVTVGKTALLLPALGLLPLLLGLDGVWLAMPLVNLLLGVLMAVVLWRVFRRLARSVPVALA, from the coding sequence ATGTCTGTGCTGCAAACCCGCGATCTGGACAGTCTTCCCGTTTCCACCCTGTTCTGGCGCTATGCCATCCCTTCTGTCGCCGGCATGCTGGTCACCGGCCTGTATGCGGTGATCGACGGCGTATTCGTAGGCCACTATGTGGGCAGCCATGGTCTGGCGGCGATCGGTTTGGTGTACCCCGTCGTGATGCTGCAAGTGGGCTTGGGGGCGATGATCAGCATGGGCGTGGCCACACGCATCGCCATCCGCCAAGGCGCGGGAGATATCGACGGCGCGCGCGGCGCCATGCTGGCGGCCTTGCTGCTGCTGGCAGCCCTGGGCGCCATCATTCCGGCGCTGGGCCTGCCCAGGCTTGACGCGCTGCTGGGCTGGCTGCGCGCCGACGCACAGGCCGAGGTGGAGAGAGAGGCGCGCGCGTATCTGGGATGGATGCTGGGCGGCGCCGTGCTGACCATGGGTCAGATGCTCGCCACCTACCTGGTGCGCAACGATGGCCGGCCGGGCCTGGCCACCGTGCTGACCACGCTGGGCGCCGTGCTCAATATCCTGCTCGACTACCTGCTGGTTGGGCTGCTGGGCATGGGGCTGGAAGGCGCGGCTATTGGCACCTTGATGGCGGAGACCGTCGTGCTGGTGTTGGGCTTGGGCTATTTCTTCACCCGGCATGCATCCTTGCGCCTGCGTCTTGATGCCATGCGACCGGATTGGCAAGCGCTTGCGCCAATTTTGGCGCTGGGCGCCCCCAGCCTGCTGATGGAGCTGAATCTCGCATTCCTGCTGTATGCGCATAATTATCAGCTGTTGCAGTGGGGCAATGACCTCAGCGTGGCGGCCTATGCCGTGGCGGGTTACACCGAGTCGCTGTTCACGCTGCTGATTCATGGCCTGGCGGTGGGGATGCAGCCGCTGTTGGGGCATGCCACCGGAGCGGGGCGCCCGGATCGGGTGGCGGCCGCCTTGTCGCATGGCTTGAAAGTGTGCCTGGCTTTGGGTGTGGCGGCGCTGGCGGCGGTGCAGTTGTTTCCCGCCTTCATCGCCAGCTGGTATAGCGACGGCAGCGCGGACTTGATCGATGCGGGCAGCCGCGCGTTGCGCCTGCATCTGCTGGCCATGCCCATGGATGGTTTGGTGGTGGTGGGCTGCACCGCTCTGCAGGCCATGGCCTTGACGCGGCTGGCGCTGGGGGTGACGGTGGGCAAGACCGCCTTGCTGTTGCCTGCGTTGGGGCTGCTGCCGCTGCTGCTGGGTCTGGACGGCGTATGGCTGGCCATGCCGCTGGTCAATCTGCTCCTTGGCGTCCTGATGGCAGTTGTGTTGTGGCGCGTGTTCCGCCGATTGGCTCGCAGCGTCCCGGTCGCCTTGGCCTAG